Proteins from a single region of Blastopirellula marina:
- a CDS encoding sensor histidine kinase — MVRSRIGTYILLMVVALSFVTLVAMTWAAGRERQAAIRQERIRNLETAVQLVKASVLNEKEPDLLDEDLLQRHVKRYAAESGLYLTIISDGGRVLADSLYPPRRMENQRDLSEFRDADQRNFGYAERLLADQEVTMILVAQRVVHDGNTIAFVRAGTPKTNLASSSEAIALVVGCIAFGTIIAGIVLTRIVETKAVDPVIDLTEACDALAENGEMKHLWNSSRDELGQLVRHFQAMALAVTQRETALRDQANRIETVLGSMVEGVLAVNADRVVLLANQAVRRLLGIRADRVEGRPLIEITRIRALDQSVQQAMSTGEACSTEFEVSSPFRRVINIQANCLPGDPCPGVVLVLHDMTELRRLENLRREFVANVSHELKTPLAAIRAYAETLHMGAVDDAENRDYFLGQITDQSDRLHDLIMDMLQLARVEAGQEVFDITDVNVADIAQWSVDSLRDKAAAKDIRLVVETAEDDEVYVRADEEGLRTIVGNLVDNAVKYSGMPGDVLVRWKTEGDQVAISVQDHGIGIPQEAQDRIFERFFRVDKARSREMGGTGLGLSIVKHLAGSFGGSVELDSAPGEGSVFTVRLKRSRVLTN; from the coding sequence ATGGTACGGTCACGCATAGGAACATACATCTTACTGATGGTGGTCGCATTGAGCTTTGTGACCCTGGTCGCTATGACTTGGGCTGCCGGGCGAGAGCGGCAGGCCGCGATTCGTCAGGAGAGAATTCGCAATCTTGAAACGGCAGTCCAGCTGGTGAAGGCCAGCGTGCTGAACGAGAAAGAGCCCGACCTGCTCGACGAAGACCTGCTTCAACGTCACGTCAAACGCTATGCCGCCGAATCGGGGCTGTACCTGACCATTATCAGTGATGGAGGCCGCGTTCTGGCCGACTCGCTGTATCCTCCCCGTCGGATGGAAAATCAACGCGATCTCAGCGAGTTCCGCGATGCCGATCAGCGTAACTTTGGCTACGCCGAACGTTTGCTCGCCGATCAAGAAGTAACCATGATCCTGGTCGCTCAGCGGGTTGTTCACGACGGAAACACGATTGCGTTTGTCCGGGCCGGAACCCCCAAGACCAATCTCGCTAGTTCGTCCGAAGCGATTGCTCTGGTGGTAGGATGCATCGCCTTCGGGACCATCATCGCAGGCATCGTTCTTACCCGCATTGTCGAAACCAAAGCCGTCGATCCGGTCATCGATCTGACCGAGGCCTGCGATGCCCTGGCCGAAAACGGAGAGATGAAGCACCTTTGGAACTCGTCTCGCGATGAACTGGGACAACTAGTACGGCATTTCCAAGCGATGGCCCTTGCCGTAACGCAGCGCGAAACGGCTCTCCGCGATCAAGCCAACCGTATTGAAACCGTACTGGGAAGCATGGTCGAAGGGGTGTTGGCCGTGAACGCCGACCGCGTCGTGCTGCTGGCTAACCAGGCCGTGCGACGGCTGCTGGGTATTCGAGCCGATCGCGTCGAAGGCCGACCGTTGATCGAAATCACCCGCATTCGCGCTCTCGACCAATCGGTCCAGCAGGCCATGTCGACCGGCGAGGCGTGCTCGACCGAGTTCGAGGTCTCGTCCCCGTTTCGCCGCGTCATCAATATCCAGGCCAACTGCCTGCCCGGCGATCCCTGCCCAGGCGTGGTGCTTGTGCTGCACGATATGACTGAACTTCGCCGGTTGGAAAACCTGCGTCGCGAGTTTGTCGCCAACGTTTCGCACGAACTGAAAACACCCCTGGCCGCGATTCGCGCGTATGCTGAAACGCTGCACATGGGAGCCGTGGACGATGCTGAGAACCGCGACTACTTCCTCGGTCAGATCACCGATCAAAGCGATCGTCTGCACGACCTGATCATGGACATGCTGCAACTGGCCCGCGTGGAAGCAGGACAGGAAGTCTTCGATATTACCGACGTCAACGTCGCCGACATCGCCCAGTGGAGTGTCGATTCGCTACGCGATAAAGCCGCCGCAAAGGACATTCGCCTGGTGGTCGAAACGGCCGAGGATGACGAAGTGTATGTCAGGGCCGACGAGGAAGGGCTGCGGACCATCGTCGGGAACCTGGTCGATAACGCCGTGAAGTACTCTGGCATGCCTGGCGACGTACTCGTTCGCTGGAAAACCGAAGGGGATCAGGTGGCCATCTCGGTGCAGGACCATGGCATCGGCATCCCCCAAGAAGCCCAGGATCGGATCTTCGAACGCTTCTTTCGCGTCGATAAGGCCCGCTCCCGCGAAATGGGAGGCACCGGCTTGGGGCTTTCGATTGTGAAGCACCTGGCTGGTTCGTTTGGGGGTAGCGTCGAGCTTGATAGTGCCCCAGGTGAGGGGTCCGTCTTCACAGTTCGCCTAAAAAGAAGCCGCGTTCTTACAAATTAA
- a CDS encoding FAD:protein FMN transferase → MTLPFSKATFVWGAICIVFSASAAHLCADEASLLSVTQPHMGTIVRIVADTDDAQLFQKATDEAFARVRAIEQICSDYRSDSEVLLLSEKSPTPEPISVSDDLWNVLTQAHTVNRASNGAFDVTVGPLTKEWRRFRRRGQLDPLRIEEVRTGVGAQHMTLDEKKHAVSLGVGDMRIDLGGIAKGYAIDAALQVLTQHGITRALVDAGGDIAVSGAPRGEAGWRVGIAGLDPKQPPILVAHISQCAVATSGDAFQFLEHEGKRYSHILDPRTGYGVDHRGTVTVFAQTATTADAWASAISVLGPAETPQVLEKEPGIATWMEVLIDEKPVTWASPNLGTWLSEHGQKN, encoded by the coding sequence ATGACGTTACCATTCTCAAAAGCGACCTTCGTCTGGGGGGCTATCTGCATCGTTTTCAGTGCGAGCGCCGCTCACTTGTGCGCCGACGAGGCTTCCCTTCTCTCGGTAACTCAGCCACACATGGGAACAATCGTCCGCATAGTGGCCGACACCGATGATGCCCAGCTATTCCAGAAAGCGACCGACGAGGCCTTTGCCCGCGTACGCGCGATCGAGCAGATTTGTAGCGATTATCGGAGTGATTCCGAAGTATTGCTGCTTTCCGAGAAATCTCCGACGCCTGAGCCAATTTCGGTCAGCGACGACCTGTGGAACGTCCTGACCCAGGCCCATACGGTCAATCGAGCGTCCAACGGTGCCTTCGACGTAACGGTTGGACCGCTCACCAAAGAGTGGCGACGCTTTCGGCGCCGCGGCCAGTTAGACCCGCTGCGAATCGAAGAAGTACGCACCGGCGTAGGTGCCCAGCACATGACGCTCGATGAAAAGAAGCACGCCGTGAGCCTGGGCGTCGGTGACATGCGAATCGATCTGGGGGGCATCGCCAAGGGTTATGCGATCGATGCAGCACTACAGGTGCTAACCCAGCACGGCATCACCCGAGCGCTGGTCGATGCCGGTGGAGACATTGCCGTGAGCGGTGCCCCGCGCGGGGAAGCTGGCTGGCGGGTAGGTATCGCCGGGCTCGATCCGAAGCAGCCGCCGATCCTGGTCGCTCATATCTCGCAGTGTGCCGTCGCGACCTCTGGCGACGCGTTTCAATTCCTGGAACACGAAGGGAAGCGTTACTCGCATATTCTCGATCCGCGCACAGGCTACGGTGTCGATCATCGGGGGACAGTCACCGTCTTCGCCCAAACAGCAACCACGGCCGATGCCTGGGCGTCGGCGATCAGCGTGCTTGGCCCCGCAGAGACCCCCCAGGTACTGGAGAAGGAGCCGGGCATTGCGACCTGGATGGAAGTGCTGATCGACGAGAAGCCGGTAACCTGGGCGAGCCCGAACCTGGGAACGTGGCTGAGCGAACACGGCCAGAAGAATTAG
- a CDS encoding pyruvate carboxylase, with protein sequence MKKITKLLAANRSEIAIRIFRSAHELGIRTVGMYSYEDRFALHRFKADEAYLIGQEGEPVRAYLDIPGVIHLCKTYDIDAIHPGYGFMSENPDLADACEKNGIVFVGPSKHCLEMLGDKTAARNVAKQAGVPILGGSDAAIEDVAAGRELAEKMGFPIILKAAKGGGGRGMRVVKTAEEFEASFKEAQRESLNAFGSPDIFIEKFIQQARHIEVQLLGDKQGNLVHLYERDCSVQRRHQKVVEIAPAPKLDPKTRQGLCDAAVAIGKAVDYYAAGTVEFLVDAATGEFYFIEVNPRIQVEHTVTEEITGIDLVKSQILVAQGESLDHPEIGIPTQESVVPFGFALQCRVTTEDASNKFMPDYGRVTHYRSGAGMGVRLDAGSAFSGAVVHPYYDSLLVKVTARGRRFVDAARRMERVLAEFRVRGVKTNIPFLSRLMNHPTFIDGMCTTRFIDETPELIQFTPRRDRATKLLKFLGDIAVNGNGLVKDRAISKRRDPAPTPAIDEDAPLPKGSRDRWKELGSEKFAQWVREQNQLLFTDTTFRDAHQSLLATRVRTNDLLNISPAYAHNCADLFSIEMWGGATFDTTMRFLKESPWQRLADMRERVPNILFQMLLRASNAVGYTNYPDNVVKAFVQEASQAGLDVFRVFDALNWVPNMKVAMDAVIESGGICEASICYTGDISNPKRDKYTLKYYVDLAKQLESMGAHFLAIKDMAGLCKPTAARKLIKTLREEIGLPIHFHTHDTAGIQAASILEGAEVGLDIADAAMAPLSGGTSQPNLNTVVEMLRGTPQESKLGTKQIDEIAEYWRSVREFYTPFESTVLPATADLYRHEMPGGQYTNLFQQAHALGLSDQWSKICEIYAQVNEMLGDIVKVTPTSKAVGDMALFMVANELTPADVLDPERELAFPASVKDLLGGRMGQPPGGFPEGLQKRVMRDEAILTTRPGESFEPADFDDASAKVEKILGHKPKRSEVVSYLLYPKVYEEFAKHEVEYGDISKLPTPVFFYGQIPGEELVVDIETGKTLIVKFLTVSEPHPDGTRVVFFELNGQPREVSILDHSLESDVPKRQKADSGDPKQIGSSMPGMVVTIAVEPGEKVAKGQKLLSLEAMKMETTVYAEVAGTVEEVLVKPGSQVETGDLMIRLA encoded by the coding sequence ATGAAGAAAATCACCAAGCTCCTGGCTGCCAACCGTAGTGAAATTGCCATCCGTATCTTCCGCAGTGCCCACGAACTGGGGATCCGGACGGTCGGCATGTATTCGTACGAAGATCGCTTCGCGCTGCATCGATTCAAAGCGGACGAAGCCTATCTGATTGGACAGGAAGGGGAGCCGGTCCGGGCTTATCTCGATATCCCCGGCGTGATTCATCTGTGCAAGACATACGACATCGATGCTATTCACCCTGGCTACGGCTTCATGTCGGAAAACCCCGACCTGGCCGATGCGTGCGAAAAGAACGGCATCGTCTTCGTCGGACCTTCGAAGCACTGCTTGGAGATGCTCGGCGACAAGACGGCTGCCCGTAACGTGGCCAAGCAGGCCGGTGTGCCGATTCTAGGTGGTAGCGACGCCGCAATCGAAGACGTCGCAGCCGGCCGCGAACTGGCCGAAAAGATGGGCTTTCCTATCATCCTGAAAGCCGCCAAAGGGGGGGGCGGACGCGGGATGCGCGTTGTCAAAACGGCAGAAGAATTCGAGGCGTCATTCAAAGAAGCCCAACGCGAATCGCTCAACGCCTTCGGTAGCCCCGACATCTTCATCGAGAAGTTCATCCAGCAGGCCCGCCATATCGAAGTACAACTGCTGGGGGACAAACAAGGCAACCTGGTCCACCTTTACGAACGTGACTGCAGCGTACAGCGACGTCATCAGAAGGTGGTCGAAATTGCCCCGGCACCCAAGCTCGATCCCAAAACGCGGCAAGGTCTGTGCGATGCGGCCGTCGCCATCGGTAAGGCCGTCGACTACTACGCGGCCGGTACCGTCGAGTTCCTGGTTGATGCGGCGACCGGCGAGTTCTACTTCATCGAAGTGAACCCGCGTATCCAGGTCGAACACACCGTCACTGAAGAGATCACCGGCATCGACCTGGTGAAGTCGCAGATCCTCGTCGCCCAAGGGGAATCGTTGGATCACCCTGAGATCGGTATTCCCACGCAAGAGTCGGTCGTTCCGTTTGGCTTCGCGCTGCAGTGCCGCGTGACCACCGAAGACGCCTCGAACAAGTTCATGCCGGACTACGGCCGTGTGACCCATTACCGCAGTGGTGCCGGTATGGGTGTGCGTTTGGATGCCGGTAGTGCGTTCAGCGGTGCGGTCGTTCATCCGTATTACGACTCGCTGCTGGTGAAGGTCACCGCGCGGGGACGCCGCTTTGTCGATGCCGCTCGCCGCATGGAACGCGTGCTGGCCGAGTTCCGCGTGCGCGGCGTGAAGACGAACATTCCGTTCCTCAGCCGCTTGATGAATCATCCGACCTTTATCGACGGCATGTGCACCACGCGTTTCATCGACGAAACGCCGGAGCTGATTCAATTCACCCCACGCCGAGACCGCGCGACGAAGCTACTCAAGTTCCTCGGCGATATCGCCGTCAACGGAAATGGCCTGGTCAAAGATCGAGCGATCTCCAAGCGTCGCGATCCGGCTCCCACGCCCGCAATCGACGAGGACGCGCCGTTGCCCAAGGGCTCGCGTGATCGCTGGAAAGAGCTTGGCAGCGAAAAGTTCGCCCAGTGGGTTCGTGAACAGAACCAACTACTGTTCACCGATACGACCTTTCGCGATGCCCATCAAAGCTTGCTGGCGACCCGCGTTCGGACCAACGACCTGCTGAACATCTCGCCTGCCTACGCTCATAATTGTGCCGATCTGTTTTCGATCGAGATGTGGGGCGGGGCGACCTTCGATACCACCATGCGATTCTTGAAGGAATCGCCGTGGCAACGCCTGGCCGACATGCGCGAGCGGGTTCCGAACATCTTGTTTCAGATGCTGCTGCGGGCCTCGAACGCCGTCGGCTATACCAACTACCCCGACAACGTGGTGAAAGCGTTCGTGCAGGAAGCCTCCCAGGCAGGGCTCGATGTGTTCCGCGTGTTCGACGCCCTGAACTGGGTGCCGAACATGAAGGTCGCCATGGACGCCGTCATCGAGTCAGGCGGCATCTGCGAAGCTTCGATCTGCTATACCGGCGACATCAGTAACCCCAAGCGGGACAAGTACACGCTGAAGTATTACGTCGATCTGGCCAAGCAACTCGAAAGCATGGGAGCTCACTTCCTGGCGATCAAAGATATGGCCGGTTTGTGCAAGCCGACTGCCGCTCGGAAGCTGATCAAGACACTGCGGGAAGAGATCGGCCTGCCGATTCACTTTCATACGCACGACACCGCCGGCATTCAGGCCGCTTCGATCCTGGAAGGGGCCGAAGTGGGGCTCGACATTGCTGACGCCGCCATGGCACCCCTGTCTGGTGGAACGTCGCAGCCGAACTTGAACACGGTGGTCGAGATGCTGCGTGGCACCCCGCAGGAAAGCAAGCTCGGCACCAAGCAGATCGACGAAATCGCCGAGTACTGGCGATCGGTCCGCGAGTTCTACACCCCGTTTGAAAGCACTGTGCTGCCAGCCACCGCCGACCTGTATCGTCACGAAATGCCAGGCGGTCAGTATACCAACCTGTTCCAGCAAGCCCACGCGTTGGGGCTTTCGGATCAGTGGTCCAAGATCTGCGAGATCTACGCCCAGGTGAACGAGATGCTGGGCGACATCGTCAAAGTGACGCCCACCTCGAAGGCAGTCGGTGACATGGCCCTGTTCATGGTCGCCAACGAACTGACCCCAGCAGACGTCCTCGATCCCGAGCGCGAACTGGCCTTCCCCGCGTCGGTGAAAGACCTGCTGGGTGGACGCATGGGACAGCCGCCAGGCGGTTTCCCGGAAGGGTTACAGAAACGCGTGATGCGGGACGAAGCCATCCTGACGACTCGCCCCGGCGAAAGCTTCGAGCCAGCCGACTTCGACGACGCGTCTGCCAAGGTCGAGAAGATCCTGGGCCACAAGCCAAAGCGGAGCGAAGTCGTGTCGTATCTCCTGTACCCCAAGGTGTACGAAGAATTCGCCAAGCACGAGGTCGAATACGGCGACATCAGCAAGCTCCCCACGCCGGTCTTCTTCTACGGACAAATCCCCGGTGAAGAACTGGTAGTGGATATCGAAACAGGCAAAACGCTGATCGTGAAGTTCCTCACCGTGAGCGAACCGCACCCCGATGGAACCCGCGTTGTCTTCTTCGAGTTGAACGGCCAGCCGCGCGAAGTGAGTATTCTCGATCACTCCCTCGAGTCGGACGTTCCCAAACGTCAGAAGGCCGATTCCGGCGACCCGAAGCAGATCGGCTCCTCGATGCCTGGCATGGTTGTCACCATTGCTGTCGAGCCTGGCGAGAAGGTCGCCAAGGGGCAGAAGCTGTTGTCCTTGGAAGCGATGAAGATGGAAACGACGGTCTACGCCGAAGTGGCCGGCACGGTCGAAGAAGTCCTCGTCAAACCAGGCAGCCAGGTCGAAACCGGCGACCTCATGATCCGCCTGGCCTAA
- a CDS encoding Gfo/Idh/MocA family protein gives MSKKDSKNKNDAAQPSRRDFIKTGSSMLVAGGAIAGTLSIAQSAHAFGSDQIKIGLVGCGGRGTGAADQAMNTEGDTKLVAMGDVFEDRLQQSLRSLKSRHAKQIDVPEDRQFVGFDAYKKVIDSDCDLVILATAPGFRPLHFETAVNAGKHIFMEKPVATDAPGIRRVLEANKIAKEKNLAVAVGLQRHHEKAYVETINRLKDGAIGDIIFCRAYWNSGGVWTRNRSASQTELEYQMRNWYYFNWLCGDHIVEQHIHNLDVINWLMDGPPETAEGQGGRQVRKGADNGEIYDHHMIEFTYPNGTKMLSACRHIPGCWNSVSEHAHGSKGYADISGGKIYDAKGDLAWSYGQGGRGGHQEEHHDLFASLRKGERPNEGDYGAHSTMTAIFGRMATYSGGHSGKGGQVLKYQDALNSEIALADFDKLTKMDDEAPVKPNPEAAEKQREQSPYVVPMPGETITI, from the coding sequence ATGTCTAAGAAAGATTCAAAGAATAAGAACGATGCAGCTCAGCCTTCGCGGCGCGACTTCATCAAGACTGGTTCGTCCATGCTGGTCGCCGGTGGTGCGATTGCTGGGACGTTGAGCATCGCCCAGAGCGCTCACGCTTTCGGTAGCGATCAAATCAAGATCGGCCTGGTTGGCTGTGGTGGTCGCGGTACCGGTGCTGCCGATCAAGCGATGAACACCGAAGGCGACACCAAACTGGTGGCCATGGGCGACGTCTTTGAAGATCGTCTGCAGCAGAGCCTCCGTTCGCTGAAGAGCCGTCACGCCAAGCAAATCGACGTGCCGGAAGATCGTCAGTTCGTTGGTTTCGACGCCTACAAGAAGGTGATCGATTCCGATTGCGATCTTGTGATCCTGGCCACCGCACCTGGTTTCCGTCCGCTGCACTTCGAAACTGCAGTGAACGCTGGCAAGCACATCTTCATGGAAAAGCCAGTCGCTACCGACGCTCCTGGTATTCGCCGCGTGTTGGAAGCCAACAAGATCGCCAAGGAAAAGAACCTGGCCGTCGCCGTTGGTCTGCAGCGTCACCATGAAAAGGCCTACGTCGAAACGATCAACCGCCTGAAGGACGGTGCGATCGGCGACATCATCTTCTGCCGAGCCTACTGGAACTCGGGGGGCGTTTGGACTCGTAACCGTTCTGCTTCGCAGACCGAACTCGAATACCAAATGCGTAACTGGTACTACTTCAACTGGCTGTGCGGCGACCATATCGTTGAACAGCACATCCACAACCTCGACGTCATCAACTGGTTGATGGATGGTCCACCGGAAACGGCTGAAGGCCAGGGTGGTCGTCAGGTTCGTAAGGGTGCCGACAATGGTGAAATCTACGATCACCATATGATCGAATTCACCTACCCCAACGGTACGAAGATGCTGAGCGCCTGCCGCCACATTCCTGGCTGCTGGAACAGCGTTTCGGAACATGCCCACGGCTCGAAGGGTTATGCCGACATCAGTGGCGGCAAAATCTACGACGCTAAGGGTGATCTGGCTTGGAGCTACGGCCAAGGGGGCCGTGGTGGTCACCAGGAAGAACACCACGACCTGTTCGCTTCGCTGCGAAAGGGCGAACGTCCTAACGAAGGCGATTACGGCGCTCACAGCACCATGACCGCAATCTTCGGTCGTATGGCTACCTACTCCGGTGGTCACAGCGGCAAGGGTGGTCAGGTTCTGAAGTACCAGGACGCTTTGAACTCGGAAATCGCTTTGGCCGACTTCGACAAGTTGACCAAGATGGACGACGAAGCACCGGTCAAGCCAAATCCGGAAGCCGCCGAAAAGCAACGCGAACAGTCGCCTTACGTCGTTCCGATGCCAGGCGAAACGATCACCATCTAA
- the phoU gene encoding phosphate signaling complex protein PhoU has translation MPLHLQRDLDHLHHEVLSLSGVVEEMLEKATRALFERNPHIADEVIDIDIIVDEREVQIEEECLKALALHQPVAVDLRRIATVLKVNNDLERMADLTVNLAERAKSVIEYPTFVIPTRLARMVEMTKGMVSDVLDSFVNMDCAAAARVGAMDAQVDRMNREVIEELQKVMRDRPDQVVPALHCFSASRHIERISDHAVNIADDVIYMVEGVIVRHRYSGGSDTGYMTRE, from the coding sequence ATGCCTCTCCATCTGCAGCGCGATCTCGATCATCTCCATCACGAGGTGCTGTCGCTCTCTGGGGTAGTCGAAGAAATGCTGGAGAAGGCAACCCGGGCACTCTTTGAACGCAACCCGCACATCGCCGACGAGGTGATCGATATCGACATCATCGTCGACGAACGGGAAGTGCAGATCGAAGAAGAATGCCTCAAAGCTCTAGCACTGCATCAACCGGTCGCCGTCGATCTGCGACGCATTGCGACCGTTCTGAAAGTGAACAACGACCTGGAACGGATGGCGGATCTCACGGTGAACCTGGCCGAACGAGCCAAGAGCGTGATCGAATACCCCACGTTTGTCATACCGACACGTCTGGCCCGCATGGTTGAAATGACCAAAGGGATGGTGTCAGACGTTCTCGATTCATTCGTCAACATGGACTGTGCCGCGGCTGCCCGAGTGGGCGCGATGGATGCCCAGGTCGATCGCATGAATCGCGAAGTGATCGAAGAGCTGCAAAAGGTGATGCGTGATCGCCCCGATCAAGTCGTCCCGGCATTGCATTGCTTTTCGGCCAGCCGACACATCGAACGCATTTCAGACCACGCCGTCAATATTGCCGACGACGTGATTTATATGGTCGAAGGAGTCATCGTACGGCACCGCTATTCCGGCGGCTCCGATACTGGCTACATGACACGTGAGTAA
- a CDS encoding opioid growth factor receptor-related protein produces MTSRVVDFYCHDGTDSHGRSVLDMIAMTDRELESHHDIIQWMFPLHETSSVNPDCPLVDEHSAHVLRENIDAQQRMHEMITRFGRFLGFELDEEGQFVPDPSLAANRDAWHSPMNHNHLRITRAIRSMRLFGFESEARAFYDAVSQSAIQSQCATERTLAYWKQALEDPVFAPIG; encoded by the coding sequence ATGACGTCGCGCGTTGTCGATTTCTATTGCCACGATGGAACCGATAGTCACGGTCGATCGGTTCTCGATATGATCGCGATGACCGACCGGGAGCTTGAATCGCATCACGATATCATTCAGTGGATGTTTCCCCTGCATGAAACGTCGAGCGTCAATCCCGATTGCCCCTTGGTGGACGAGCATTCGGCTCATGTCTTACGCGAGAATATCGACGCCCAGCAGCGCATGCACGAGATGATCACGCGGTTCGGGCGTTTCCTGGGGTTTGAACTCGATGAAGAGGGGCAGTTCGTCCCCGATCCCAGCCTGGCCGCCAATCGCGATGCCTGGCATTCCCCTATGAACCATAATCACCTGCGAATCACCCGGGCCATTCGCAGCATGCGACTGTTTGGCTTCGAGAGCGAAGCCCGTGCGTTCTACGATGCCGTAAGCCAATCGGCCATCCAGTCGCAGTGCGCCACCGAGCGGACTCTGGCGTATTGGAAACAAGCGCTCGAAGACCCCGTGTTCGCGCCAATCGGCTAA
- a CDS encoding response regulator, with translation MARMKILIVEDDRALADVLAYNVRQAGYEVLSAYDGQDGLTQAQVKTPDMVILDLMLPVVDGLEVCRRLRADPATKDIMVLMLTAKAEESDQLIGFSLGADDYVTKPFSVKVLLERIKALERRRRGTEATTTDVVASQGVTIDRRRHRATVHGKPLQLTRSEFRLLETLTRQPGRVFDRSELIDAALGEDTVVMERTIDVHVRALRRKMAEFADLIETVRGVGYRFRDPGAVHTTDDSEADEDYAEPASSSRM, from the coding sequence ATGGCCCGCATGAAAATTCTGATTGTCGAAGACGACCGAGCCTTAGCCGACGTGTTGGCATACAACGTACGTCAGGCCGGCTACGAGGTGCTCTCCGCCTACGATGGTCAGGATGGTTTGACCCAGGCGCAAGTGAAGACGCCTGACATGGTAATCCTGGACCTGATGCTGCCGGTAGTCGACGGTTTGGAAGTCTGCCGCCGCCTGCGAGCCGATCCAGCTACCAAAGACATCATGGTGCTGATGCTGACGGCCAAGGCCGAAGAGTCGGATCAGTTGATCGGCTTCTCGCTGGGTGCCGACGATTACGTCACCAAGCCGTTCAGCGTGAAGGTTCTACTGGAACGCATCAAGGCCCTTGAACGTCGCCGCCGCGGCACCGAAGCCACCACCACCGACGTGGTCGCCAGCCAAGGGGTGACCATCGACCGTCGCCGTCACCGTGCCACCGTGCATGGTAAACCGCTGCAACTGACCCGCAGCGAATTCCGCCTGCTGGAAACGCTCACACGACAGCCAGGCCGAGTGTTCGATCGCTCGGAACTGATCGACGCTGCTTTGGGTGAAGACACCGTCGTGATGGAACGCACGATCGACGTGCACGTGCGAGCCCTCCGCCGCAAGATGGCCGAGTTCGCCGACCTGATTGAAACCGTGCGTGGGGTCGGCTATCGCTTCCGCGACCCAGGTGCCGTCCACACCACCGACGATTCCGAAGCCGACGAAGACTACGCTGAGCCGGCCAGCAGCTCGCGCATGTAA